In Zingiber officinale cultivar Zhangliang chromosome 6A, Zo_v1.1, whole genome shotgun sequence, a single genomic region encodes these proteins:
- the LOC121997078 gene encoding thioredoxin O, mitochondrial-like, with translation MASRRVASLLRRFAICSASRHPTPIHSPLPFLLLPLPSATADSPSHLGLSPPNPFFSSRLFSSASGPSNIVLIQSGDQLTDALKKAQDDKVPAIFYFTAVWCGPCRVIAPFIEEMSHKFSHVTTYKVDIDQEGLGSILSSLQIHSVPTFQFFHNGKKATEVVGADKKQLEETFKSLYKQE, from the exons ATGGCGTCGAGAAGGGTTGCGAGCCTCCTCCGCCGTTTCGCCATCTGCTCTGCGTCGCGGCATCCCACTCCTATCCACAGTCCTCTTCCGTTCTTGTTGCTCCCGCTTCCGTCGGCGACCGCTGACTCGCCTTCTCACCTCGGCCTCTCCCCCCCGaaccctttcttctcctctcgACTGTTCTCCTCCGCTTCAG GTCCGTCAAACATTGTTCTTATTCAGTCTGGGGATCAGCTCACTGACGCGCTGAAGAAGGCCCAGG ATGATAAAGTGCCAGCCATCTTTTACTTCACGGCTGTGTGGTGCGGACCTT GCAGGGTTATAGCCCCATTTATTGAGGAAATGAGCCACAAATTTTCGCATGTCACAACGTACAAGGTTGACATTGATCAG GAGGGCCTTGGAAGTATACTGAGCAGTCTGCAGATTCACTCTGTG CCAACCTTTCAATTTTTCCACAATGGCAAAAAGGCTACCGAAGTTGTCGGTGCTGATAAGAAACAACTCGAGGAGACATTTAAAAGCTTGTACAA GCAGGAATAA
- the LOC121997076 gene encoding UDP-N-acetylglucosamine diphosphorylase 2-like, which produces MSGMVVGSEMGRRGTPSPPPPPPQELLERLKDYGQEDAFAFWDELHPDERDILVKDIESMDLPRLDRIIRCSLGSQGQSLPAIEPVPETSVSTVEMRSAEEKERWWKRGLKVISEGKLAVVLLSGGQGTRLGSSDPKGCFNIGLPSGKSLFQLQAEKILCVQKLAAQANDVGITPIQWYIMTSPFTDDATRKFFESHKYFGLEADQVKFFQQGTLPCVSTDGRFIMETPYKVAKAPDGNGGLYSALKSTKLLEDMSSRGVKYVDCYGVDNALVRVADPTFLGYFIDKGVAAAAKVVRKAYPQEKVGVFVQQGRGGPLRVVEYSEMDASMATETNQTTGRLRYCWSNVCLHMFTLDFLNQVAINLERDSIYHLAEKKIPSIHGSTVGFKLEHFIFDAFAYAPSMALFEILREEEFAPVKNANGASYDTPDSAKLMLLRLHSRWVVAAGGFLTHSVPLYLTGVEISPLCSYAGENLEAICRGRTFHAPCEITY; this is translated from the exons ATGAGCGGGATGGTGGTTGGATCCGAGATGGGACGGCGGGGGACGCCGTCaccgcctccgccgccgccgcaggAGCTTCTGGAGCGGCTCAAGGACTACGGCCAAGAGGACGCCTTCGCCTTCTGGGACGAACTTCATCCGGATGAACGCGACATCCTCGTCAAGGACATTGAG AGCATGGATCTTCCAAGGCTTGATCGGATCATTAGATGTTCGCTTGGTTCTCAGG GGCAGTCGTTGCCTGCCATTGAGCCAGTGCCAGAGACCAGCGTCTCAACTGTGGAAATGAGATCTGCAGAGGAAAAGGAAAGGTGGTGGAAGCGAGGTTTGAAGGTCATTTCAGAAGGAAAGTTAGCTGTCGTACTTCTCTCTGGTGGACAG GGTACCCGACTTGGAAGTTCAGATCCCAAGGGATGTTTCA ATATTGGACTTCCATCAGGAAAATCACTTTTTCAACTTCAAGCTGAGAAAATTTTGTGTGTTCAAAAACTTGCAGCTCAGGCAAATGATG TTGGTATTACGCCAATTCAATGGTACATAATGACGAGTCCATTTACTGATGATGCTACTCGTAAATTCTTTGAAAGTCATAAATATTTTGGATTGGAAGCTGATCAG GTGAAATTTTTCCAACAAGGTACTCTTCCCTGTGTTTCCACGGATGGCAGATTTATCATGGAGACGCCGTATAAG GTGGCGAAGGCTCCTGATGGAAATGGAGGGTTGTATTctg CTCTTAAATCTACAAAATTACTAGAAGATATGTCCTCGAGAGGGGTCAAATATGTTGATTGTTATGGGGTTGATAATGCACTG GTTCGTGTTGCTGATCCAACATTCTTAGGATATTTTATTGATAAAGGTGTCGCTGCAGCAGCAAAGGTTGTTCGCAAG GCTTATCCACAAGAGAAAGTTGGGGTCTTTGTTCAACAAGGCAGAGGTGGGCCTCTCAGGGTGGTTGAATACAGTGAGATGGATGCATCAATGGCTACTGAGACCAACCAGACCACTGGGCGCCTTCGCTATTGCTGGAGTAAT GTATGCTTGCATATGTTCACTCTGGATTTCCTGAATCAAGTGGCAATTAACCTTGAAAGGGACAGCAT TTACCACCTCGCCGAGAAGAAAATTCCCTCTATCCATGGATCCACTGTTGGGTTTAAGCTAGAGCATTTCATCTTTGATGCATTTGCATATGCTCCATCTATGGCACTTTTTGAG ATTTTGAGGGAGGAGGAATTTGCACCAGTTAAGAATGCAAACGGGGCAAGCTATGACACTCCTGACAGTGCCAAACTGATGCTTCTTCGCCTCCACAGTCGCTGGGTAGTCGCTGCTGGAGGATTCCTAACACATTCGGTGCCTCTGTACTTGACTG GCGTTGAAATCTCTCCACTTTGCTCCTATGCCGGGGAGAACCTCGAAGCCATATGCCGTGGAAGGACATTCCACGCACCTTGTGAGATCACCTACTAG
- the LOC121997079 gene encoding cytochrome P450 97B2, chloroplastic-like, whose translation MDATALGHLPTVIHGGFQRLLSFSATHSPHSIPSFNSRFAKCSSGIRCQSSSMEKSKTSKKNLLDNASNLLTNLLSGGRLGSLPTAEGAVSDLFGRPLFFSLYDWFLEHGSVYKLAFGPKSFVVVSDPIVARHVLRENAFSYDKGVLAEILEPIMGKGLIPADLGTWKQRRKVIAPGFHSLFLEAMVKVFTDCSERSISKFEKLLESENSEIEEIQLDLEAEFSNLALDIIGLGIFNYDFGSVTKESPVIKAVYGTLFEAEHRSTFYIPYWNLPFVRWIVPRQIKFHNDLKIINDCLDGLIKNAKETRQEDDVEKLQQRDYSSLKDVSLLRFLVDMRGVDVDDRQLRDDLMTMLIAGHETTAAVLTWSVFLLAQNPSKMKKAQMEVDSVLGGKKITLECLKKMEYLRLIIVEALRLYPQPPLLIRRALKEDKLPGGYMGNEDGYSIPAGTDIFISVYNLHRSPYFWDKPDEFEPERFLTPKANEGIAGWAGYDPSRSPGAMYPNEITSDFAFIPFGGGPRKCVGDQFALLESTVALALLLQKFDVQLRGSPDEVQLITGATIHTKSGLWCKLRRRASVGAKQNQLVEV comes from the exons ATGGACGCTACGGCTCTCGGGCATCTCCCGACTGTGATCCATGGCGGATTCCAGcgtcttctctccttctctgctACCCATTCTCCCCACTCCATTCCCTCCTTCAATTCCCGGTTCGCCAAATGTTCCTCTGGCATTCG ATGCCAATCAAGTAGTATGGAGAAATCAAAGACGTCAAAGAAAAATCTGCTTGACAATGCAAGCAACCTTCTTACTAATTTGCTAAGTGGGGGTCGCCTTGGATCGTTGCCCACCGCTGAAGGTGCTGTCTCGGATTTGTTTGGTCGGCCACTTTTTTTTTCGCTCTATGATTGGTTTCTCGAG CATGGTTCAGTTTACAAGTTAGCCTTTGGGCCTAAATCATTTGTTGTTGTATCCGATCCCATTGTGGCAAGACATGTCCTTCGGGAAAATGCATTTTCTTATGATAAG GGAGTTCTCGCCGAAATATTAGAACCAATAATGGGAAAAGGGCTCATACCTGCGGATCTTGGCACTTGGAAGCAGAGGAGAAAAG TTATTGCACCTGGATTTCATTCTTTATTCCTCGAAGCTATGGTAAAAGTTTTCACGGATTGTTCTGAGCGAAGCATATCGAAGTTTGAGAAACTCCTTGAGAGTGAGAATTCTGAAATAGAAGAAATTCAGTTGGATCTTGAGGctgaattttcaaatttagcaCTTGACATAATTGGGCTGGGGATATTCAACTATGATTTTGGTTCTGTGACTAAAGAATCTCCTGTTATCAAG GCTGTTTATGGAACTCTATTTGAGGCTGAACACCGATCGACCTTCTACATTCCTTATTGGAATCTCCCTTTTGTGAGATGGATAGTTCCTCGGCAGATTAAGTTCCACAATGACCTGAAGATTATAAATGACTGCCTTGATGGGCTTATAAAAAATGCCAAGGAGACAAGACAG GAAGATGATGTTGAGAAACTTCAGCAAAGAGATTACTCATCTCTCAAG GACGTCAGTTTGCTGCGCTTTCTTGTTGATATGCGCGGTGTCGATGTTGATGATCGCCAG CTAAGGGATGATCTCATGACAATGCTTATTGCGGGACATGAAACAACTGCTGCTGTTCTTACATGGTCAGTGTTTCTACTTGCTCAG AACCCATCAAAGATGAAAAAGGCCCAGATGGAGGTAGATTCTGTTCTCGGTGGAAAGAAAATAACCCTTGAATGTCTAAAAAAAATGGA ATACCTGCGTCTTATCATTGTTGAAGCTCTTCGTTTGTATCCTCAGCCTCCATTACTTATTAGACGAGCTCTCAAAGAAGATAAACTTCCTG GAGGTTATATGGGTAATGAAGATGGATATTCAATTCCTGCAGGGACCGATATTTTTATTTCT GTATATAATCTCCACAGATCACCATATTTCTGGGACAAGCCAGATGAGTTTGAGCCAGAAAGATTTTTAACTCCAAAAGCAAATGAAGGCATTGCCGGATGGGCAGGCTACGATCCAAGTCGCAGCCCTGGAGCGATGTACCCAAATGAG ATAACTTCTGATTTTGCCTTCATACCATTCGGTGGAGGGCCGCGTAAGTGTGTCGGCGACCAGTTTGCACTATTGGAATCGACTGTTGCTTTGGCTTTGTTGCTTCAGAAGTTCGATGTCCAACTGAGGGGGTCACCTGATGAAGTACAGTTAATCACCGGCGCAACTATACATACAAAAAGTGGCCTCTGGTGCAAACTGAGGAGGAGGGCTTCAGTAGGAGCTAAGCAAAACCAACTTGTCGAAGTATAA